In the Helianthus annuus cultivar XRQ/B chromosome 11, HanXRQr2.0-SUNRISE, whole genome shotgun sequence genome, one interval contains:
- the LOC110888688 gene encoding uncharacterized protein LOC110888688 — MDGIESFIKAAEANRLNVGSQKIWCPCMICKNFQQYDDVKDIEFHLMKDDFMPKYTCWSMHGESRVEHGTSSISLGNHDNDNLNVRSDNLNVPSDNLSEMLNDLETNVDDIDQEKLKKLIDDSEKPLYTGSEISKVDVVLKLFNLKSKHGWSDKSFTDLLVLLHDILPKGNELPISLYQAKKMTCPMGLEVQRIHACPNDCMLYVKDFKQDHKCFYCGVSRYKRKFETDEVNDDVTKNGPPAKLLWYLPIIPRLKRLFSDEKEAKLLRWHSDSRVKDGKLRHVADSPQWRNIDNMFPEFGNEIRNIRLGLSSDGFNPFGNMSSRHSPKQPGNNIDVYLSPLIDDLKTLWNTGVEVYDAYKKEYFKLRAMIFCTISDFPAYGNLSGYKTKEIGLRKKPFGKKKSIFWDLPYWKNLQVRHCLDVMHIEKNVCESLIGLLLNIPGKTKDGINVRKDMEEMGIRKKLAPVATPGGKFYLPPACYTMSKDEKTKFCKCLQDIKVPSSYSANIKKLVSMKDLKLLGMKSHDCHVLMTHMIPIAVRGLLPDYLRHTITKLCLFFNKIHSKVIEPESLNEWQKEIIITLCELEMYFPPSFFDVMVHLVIHIVGEIQTCGPVFLRYMYPFERYMGFLKGYVRNHNRPEGSIVEGYTSEEVAEFCTGYLDGVKSIGVPQSRHSGRLAGKGGVGMKTILPNHDDLQLAHFEVLKHMACIAPYITEHKGTLRSTYPGKSEMWYEKKHNKEFADWIETKVMRSSGQKNVDKTVERLGRGPDVRVTTYQGYDINGYTFYTKDQDEKSTMQNSGVTVIASRAEFDKNNHSTRIRIAKDSYYGVIQEIWELNYHAFEIPVFKCKWVNNHTGVIVDKYGFTQVDLATNSYASEPFILAEQVTQVFFVNDLSKRRYHIVLQGKRRILGVDDVVDEEEYNQFDDLPPFSVDVQPGNDANDQTSAYLRSDHTDGIYV; from the exons ATGGATGGCATAGAAAGTTTTATTAAAGCTGCCGAAGCTAATAGATTGAATGTTGGAAGTCAAAAGATTTGGTGTCCTTGTATGATTTGTAAAAATTTCCAACAATATGATGATGTCAAAGATATAGAGTTTCATTTGATGAAAGATGATTTTATGCCTAAATACACTTGTTGGTCAATGCATGGGGAATCACGCGTTGAACATGGCACGTCGTCAATTAGTTTAGGCAATCATGACAATGACAATTTAAATGTCCGCAGTGACAATTTAAATGTCCCTAGTGACAATTTAAGTGAAATGCTTAATGATTTAGAGACTAATGTTGATGATATCGATCAAGAAAAGTTAAAGAAGCTAATTGATGATTCAGAAAAACCATTATATACCGGTTCTGAGATTAGTAAAGTAGATGTTGTGTTGAAGTTGTTTAACTTAAAGTCAAAACACGGATGGAGTGATAAAAGTTTTACAGATCTATTAGTGCTTTTACATGACATTCTTCCAAAAGGTAATGAGTTACCAATTTCGTTATACCAAGCAAAAAAAATGACGTGTCCGATGGGATTAGAAGTTCAAAGAATACATGCATGTCCAAATGACTGTATGTTGTATGTAAAGGATTTCAAGCAAGATCATAAATGTTTTTATTGTGGTGTGTCAAGGTATAAGCGTAAATTTGAAACAGATGAAGTTAACGATGATGTGACAAAAAATGGACCACCAGCTAAATTGTTGTGGTACCTCCCAATTATACCTAGACTGAAACGGTTATTTTCAGATGAGAAAGAAGCAAAGTTATTGCGTTGGCATTCAGATAGTCGTGTAAAGGATGGAAAATTAAGACATGTAGCGGATTCACCCCAATGGAGAAATATTGATAACATGTTTCCTGAGTTTGGTAACGAGATAAGAAACATACGGTTGGGACTTAGTTCAGACGGGTTCAACCCTTTTGGAAACATGAGCAGTCGTCATA GTCCGAAACAACCTGGTAATAACATTGATGTTTATTTGTCTCCTTTAATTGATGACTTAAAAACTCTATGGAATACAGGTGTAGAAGTATATGATGCTTATAAGAAAGAATATTTTAAATTGCGGGCCATGATTTTTTGCACCATAAGTGATTTTCCAGCATATGGTAATTTGTCAGGATACAAGACGAAAG AAATCGGGTTGAGAAAGAAGCCATTTGGAAAAAAAAAGTCAATCTTTTGGGATTTGCCTTACTGGAAGAATTTACAAGTTCGACATTGTCTAGATGTAATGCATATAGAGAAAAATGTATGTGAGAGCTTGATAGGCTTATTGTTAAACATACCCGGGAAAACTAAAGATGGGATTAATGTCCGTAAAGACATGGAAGAAATGGGAATACGTAAAAAACTTGCTCCTGTCGCGACACCCGGAGGAAAATTTTATCTGCCACCTGCGTGCTATACTATGTCAAAAGATGAAAAAACAAAGTTTTGTAAATGTTTACAAGATATTAAAGTTCCATCCAGCTATTCTGCAAACATTAAAAAGCTGGTGTCGATGAAAGACTTAAAATTGCTTGGTATGAAGTCTCATGATTGTCATGTTTTGATGACACATATGATTCCAATTGCAGTACGTGGATTGTTACCGGATTACCTCCGACATACAATTACAaaactttgtttgttttttaacaagATACACTCAAAAGTTATTGAGCCCGAGTCACTTAATGAGTGGCAAAAAGAAATTATCATCACGCTTTGTGAACTTGAGATGTACTTTCCTCCGTCTTTTTTTGATGTGATGGTTCACCTTGTAATCCATATCGTTGGAGAAATCCAGACATGTGGCCCTGTATTTCTACGCTACATGTACCCTTTTGAAAGATATATGGGTTTCTTAAAAGGTTATGTACGAAACCATAATCGACCTGAGGGTAGCATTGTTGAAGGATATACTTCTGAAGAGGTGGCTGAGTTTTGCACAG GTTATTTGGATGGTGTCAAAAGTATTGGTGTTCCTCAATCTCGTCACTCGGGTAGACTTGCAGGGAAAGGAGGTGTTGGTATGAAAACAATCCTCCCAAACCATGATGATTTACAACTTGCACATTTTGAGGTCCTGAAACACATGGCTTGTATTGCTCCATACATTACCGAACACAAGGGAACATTACGGTCAACATACCCGGGTAAGAGCGAAATGTGGTATGAAAAGAAGCATAACAAAGAGTTTGCTGATTGGATTGAAACTAAGGTAATGAGATCTTCTGGCCAAAAAAATGTTGATAAAACCGTAGAAAGGTTGGGGCGGGGTCCAGATGTTAGAGTAACAACTTATCAAGGGTATGACATTAATGGCTATACGTTTTACACAAAAGATCAAGATGAAAAAAGTACAATGCAGAATAGTGGAGTTACAGTGATAGCATCAAGGGCAGAGTTTGACAAGAATAATCATTCTACAAGGATAAGAATTGCCAAGGATTCTTATTATGGTGTCATACAAGAAATTTGGGAATTGAATTACCATGCCTTCGAGATACCTGTGTTCAAATGTAAGTGGGTAAATAACCATACAGGTGTTATAGTTGACAAATATGGTTTTACACAAGTCGACCTCGCAACAAATTCATATGCATCCGAACCATTCATCCTCGCAGAACAAGTCACACAGGTGTTCTTTGTCAATGACCTGAGCAAACGAAGATACCACATTGTATTGCAAGGTAAACGACGTATCCTTGGTGTTGATGATGTCGTCGACGAGGAAGAATACAACCAGTTTGACGACCTACCACCATTTTCTGTCGATGTTCAACCAGGGAATGATGCAAATGATCAGACCAGTGCATACTTACGATCTGACCACACCGATGGGATATATGTTTGA
- the LOC110887262 gene encoding uncharacterized protein LOC110887262 has translation MSNRGRSRGKRGVASCSKKLKEDELHVEFDDDMIAMGKQKSKFASWLGLTLRARFPYHIPTKEFDRQRWENLWLDAKDYWNIPDDEPREVFLKKAKKNCTNWRSKLYRKYVMKNEEPFDDYKFLDRSKWPLFVASKRKAKFLEKSAKARASALENKNFHRTGRTGYRGLKDNFDGRWKQLSERNSSVKKLQHQRSQLWVAGRASRNKQTGLYEVNDIQAKVDALGHAESEMKADGTYYQGREDPLTRCFGPERGGQSRTVSYVIGSTKVHGGLYKCGSQPNPNDVPTTQTRSNEMVNANQDGQSVDPSMSFRSCVPGGSYMDYPDIHDICKCDLLSVDDLPREITIAKGQAYPTRIRTLHTKHMKDGCVKVQVDTILPGYEDMDVPSETADDEVKHMDDTLAGFIQWPRSAIKILNSEAPHKSNSVSRKVPACEIETNTSVYIPKFVSPEVNEDQQQRPSTVRIDAIDFDDSDDFVESLWAIPIVNQILRPQNEESDQEKQARKIKNALNVIKERPAWVQGIVNELEKHVGNYHLNHVPIEFSIPDGMYPYILKDFIEIEALLQVFANGWVDITIIHWFAALFYTMSNDGERCNPCAFFGPNSINGEMCQRNPEEVKGHILGVYELHMDKQYFLAPYLANDHWSLFIISPTKKEVFILDSLKGNKDKNSYLLRK, from the exons ATGTCTAACAGAGGTAGAAGTAGAGGTAAAAGAGGTGTTGCTTCTTGTTCAAAGAAACTGAAAGAAGACGAATTGCACGttgaatttgatgatgatatgataGCGATGGGTAAACAAAAAAGTAAATTTGCTTCGTGGTTAGGATTAACATTAAGAGCAAGGTTTCCGTATCATATTCCTACGAAAGAATTTGACAGGCAAAGGTGGGAAAATCTTTGGTTGGATGCTAAG GATTACTGGAATATTCCCGACGATGAGCCAAGGGAGGTTTTCCTTAAAAAAGCTAAGAAAAATTGTACTAACTGGAGAAGTAAGCTTTATAGAAAATACGTAATGAAAAATGAAGAACCTTTTGACGATTATAAGTTTCTCGATCGATCAAAATGGCCTCTGTTTGTTGCGTCAAAGAGAAAGGCTAAATTTTTG GAAAAAAGTGCCAAAGCAAGAGCAAGTGCGCTAGAGAACAAAAACTTTCACCGCACCGGACGCACCGGATATAGGGGTTTAAAGGACAACTTTGATGGTAGATGGAAACAACTTTCGGAAAGAAATTCTTCTGTTAAAAAGTTACAACATCAACGTTCTCAATTGTGGGTTGCGGGCCGAGCAAGTCGAAACAAACAAACTGGCTTGTATGAAGTTAATGATATACAAGCAAAAGTCGACGCTTTG ggCCATGCTGAGAGTGAAATGAAAGCGGATGGTACGTATTATCAAGGGCGGGAAGATCCATTAACTAGATGTTTTGGGCCTGAACGCGGGGGCCAATCACGGACAGTTTCATATGTCATAG GTTCAACCAAAGTTCATGGAGGATTGTATAAATGTGGTAGTCAACCAAATCCGAATGATGTGCCTACCACTCAAACAAGAAGTAATGAGATGGTGAATGCGAACCAGGATGGACAAAGCGTGGACCCAAGCATGAGTTTTCGTAGTTGTGTGCCGGGTGGATCATATATGGACTATCCAGATATTCAT GATATATGTAAGTGTGATCTATTATCAGTCGATGATTTGCCGAGAGAGATAACGATAGCCAAGGGGCAGGCATATCCTACTAGAATTAGGACTTTACATACGAAACACATGAAAGACGGTTGTGTGAAAGTACAAGTGGATACCATCTTACCAGGTTATGAGGACATGGATGTCCCTTCAGAGACTGCTGATGATGAAGTTAAACATATGGATGACACACTTGCTGGTTTTATCCAATGGCCAAGAAGTGCTATAAAG ATTTTGAACAGCGAGGCACCACACAAATCAAATAGCGTCTCGAGAAAGGTCCCAGCTTGTGAAATTGAAACGAACACTTCAGTCTATATACCTAAG TTCGTATCGCCTGAAGTCAATGAAGATCAACAACAAAGACCGTCCACCGTTCGTATCGATGCAATTGATTTTGACGATTCAGATGATTTTGTCGAGTCTCTG TGGGCGATACCCATAGTAAATCAAATTCTACGACCACAAAATGAAGAATCTGATCAAGAAAAACAAGCCCGAAAAATAAAGAATGCTTTGAATGTAATAAAAGAAAGACCTGCATGGGTTCAAGGCATTGTCAATGAATTAGAAAAGCATGTTGGTAATTATCATTTGAATCATGTCCCAATCGAATTTTCTATCCCTGACGGGATGTATCCCTACATCTTAAAAGACTTCATTGAAATTGAGGCGTTGTTACAAGTATTCGCCAACGGCTGGGTTGATATCACGATCATACATTGGTTTGCGGC gtTGTTTTATACGATGTCAAATGATGGTGAAAGATGCAACCCATGCGCTTTCTTCGGTCCGAACTCGATCAACGGTGAGATGTGCCAACGTAATCCCGAAGAAGTTAAAGGTCACATTCTTGGTGTATATGAGCTTCATATGGACAAACAATACTTTCTTGCACCATATTTAGCCAA TGATCATTGGTCCTTGTTTATCATTTCTCCTACAAAGAAAGAAGTATTCATCTTGGATTCGTTAAAGGGCAACAAGGACAAAAACAGTTATCTTCTTCGGAAGTAA